The genome window AATGGCCGTAGAGCTTGATTCATCACTCGCATGAAAGTACTTGGAGCATTAGATAATCCAAACGGCATTACTAGCCACTCGAAAAGTCCTTCGCGAGTTTTGAAAGTTGTCTTCCATTCGTCTCCTGGTCGAATTCGAATCTGATGATAACCACTTTTAAGGTCTAATTTGGTAAAAATAGCCGCTTTCCCTACTTGATCAAGGAGATCATCCAACCGAGGTATGGGAAACCTGTACCGTGTAGTTATTTTATTGATAGCTCGGctatcaacacacatgcgccacgACCGGTCCTTCTTTGGAATAAGCAACGCTGGAACCGCGCACGGGCTTAAGCTCTCACGAACATAACCCTTGATCAGTAAGTCTTCAACTTGTCGTCGAAGTTCTTCGTGCTCCTCCGGACTCATACGATAATGTGCTCGATTCGGTAGGACGGCGTTTGGTACGAGGTCAATATGATGTTGTATGTCCCTCAATGGGGGTAAACCTGCTGGCAATTCATCCGGAAAGAGATCCTCGAACTCTTGTAGGATTGGTGAAAATGCCGGTGGGCAAGGGTGGGTGGGACGGCGTTGGGTTAGCCGCGACCAAAGCAAATAGTGGTCGGGTGTCTTGAAGCTCCTGTTCGAACTGGGACTTCGATATGATTAACAAATTCTGTTTTGAAATTGTTGTTGGTGTCGCGGGTGAGTTGCTCGTATGATCAGTGTCTGGCGATGGAAGTAGTGTGATCTTGCGGCCTTCGAACATAAAAGAATTGGTATTTGTCTTGCCGTTGTGGATCACTTCGCGATCAAATTGCCAAGGGCGACCGAGGATAATATGAGATACGTCCATAGGAGCGATATCACAATATAAATCATCCTTGTAGAATGAACCAATGGAGAGAGACAGCAGAGTTCGTTTGGAAACGAAAACCTCAGCCCCCGTTTGCATCCATAGGAGGCGGTATGGGTGTGGGTGTGGTTCGGGTTTAAGGGCAAGCTTACGAACGGCTTTTTCAGAAACCACGTTTGCCGAGCACCCAGAGTCAATCACAAAGCGACATATCTTGCCCTTGACTGTACAGGTTGAGCTAAATAAAGAGGTTCGTTGCCATGCTTCATCTGTCTTCGGGGCGAGACAGTTGCGGCGGAGCATGAGAAACGTTCCCGTATCGCCATGTATCGGTGGAACAGAACATCGTTGTTATCAAGGTATGGTGGTTTTGAAAATTTCCATGGAGTGAAAACTGTGAATCCCTATCTTGCTTGCATGTGAATAAAGTTTCATTTCTCATCTTTAGGCTAATCATGACTACAAAGGTGTTTGCCATGTTGCGTTTGCACAAGAAGGTCATTGCAGGCCAGGAGAGGTAACAATCTCTCTCGCTGGATATGATTGGctttgtttggtttggttcggttctatatgttgttgttgttacgattaatatttttttccttacgATAGGTTTGGTTAAGAACAGACTCACACGCATGTACTGCTGGAGCATTTGGTCAGTTTGCTAAGGGATTGGAAACACTGATGCAGGCTTTGTGTTAGGCACTGGACAAATCCTTCTCAAGGTTTGTTaagaaaagtttattttttttaagaaacccaaattaagaaactaccatTGTAGCTCAAAAAttaagttaaaatttattagttaaataattattaaagtgTATTTAAAAAACCTTATAAGTTTTTAGGGATAATCAAATTAAGTTCTTTATTACCAAACGCAAGGATAAACGTGGATGACCGCATCAAGACATGTTACTAATCCCGAAACCTTAAGCAAACTTCAATATTGTATGTAATAAAGAACACtacaaataatacaatatagAATAATATAACTATTAATTTATCTTTAAGAAACAAATGTCAAACCATAGAGTAACATCATTTTTTCTGAAGAAAAGGTACTAACATCATTTTCTCCCTTTCTTTTATTGCTAAGACGGCCGAATGATATAATAACTGAACAAAAACTACAATTTCACAAAACTGGACGACTGCTAAAAAGTATAAAATGGTACCATTCTATCGTTTTGGGGATTACTAATCAGacttttaaataatattctagTCGTATACTATTGATCGCATATGTATTAATACAAAGATAttcttttttgtcaacttaCAAAGAGTTATTCATTTATACATTTtagttgatttataattttaaatttaacaaatagatttttgaTTAGTATTTGCAAATCCATATGATTTCTTTcaggtttatgttttttttttttgtatttttaacatagTGATGTATAAAACCAAGAAACCTAAGATGTCATTTTCCTTGTTAACCACTATATGCAACCACTCCATACTTCCATTCCGTGACAACCTAGAAAACTAAAACACATCTGTATTATAAGAATATTAACATCATTAAGCGTTGTCCAAAAAAATAACATCATTAAGCCAGCTAATTGCATTTCTTATGATTCAATGGGACATCTCAGACTCTTTTCCTCCGTATATATAGGATATGACCTCatatatatgatgataaaaCGCACGTTTCATTTGACATCTTATAAAACTATACAAGTAGTTTAACACCTTCAAACTAAGAACAATCACAATTCATCCATAGTGTTGCTCCCTATATAGAGTTCTGAAGATGGCACAATAATGGCCGGGGGCGAAGCTACCTTTGTGGGTGGATGGGACAGGTGCccactataaaaaaattattgtaattttgtaccaaattttgaaaatgcccctgataaaaatttaaatttataaatgtatgtaatagtatttttttaaaattttccctGGATGAATTGTTCAGATCCTGGCGGCATGAATCGCTCTGTCCTCTTTATGCTACATGTTGTAACACCTAGCAGAAAGACAGAAACCAATAACCATGCATGAAAATATTAGTGTTGGAATATAATATTTAACGTTTGAATAGCACGGAAATTGTCACCAAACAAGAATTCTACAAAGAAAAAATTCCATACAAAATCACCTAGAAAATATTGTTTAGTGACGAAAGGTTCCAAacgcatatatataataaggtCAACCTGTGCCGTCTCACTAAGATTGAAAAAAATATCGTCAAGGTGAAGGTTGGCAAAAGCAGATTAGtaaccttaatttttttttaccatactATAAACTGACTCTAAACAAATAAGTCTAGTTAGATGTtgaattatgtattttaaaccaaaatttagactAGAAGTTCGAACGTATTTTTTGAATAGTGAGTTAGGGGGTGATGATTAATGAATAATTTAGGGACAAAATAAGTTGTAAATATCGTTTATATTAGAAGTAAATTGATATCAAAAGAGATTACAAATGTGAAGTGAGTTAAATGTTAGAATCGAGCTCGCTATACAATAAGAGTCGAGGTTGATAAGTTATCTTCccaaaaaaatcattcatttgCTCAGTCAATAGAGCTCTACTTTTATAGTTGCGGGATAATTCGGATGGGACAAGGAAGACAGCTCGTTGTCCTTATTGATGAAGTCACATATTTGATTCTCTATCAGGTGAGGTCACAAATTCTTTGTGATGCGGATGCAGCTTGCTTTGTCACCATGCATCAAACGCAGGTCAAACTGTATCATCCGTACTCGTTGAGTGAGTCAACACACTCTTTTTCGAGCATGGATGTGAAGTCGTCATGTCAATTTCATCGTCCTCTTTTGTCTATTAACGAATTAGGTTTCCGTTATTCTTGCTCTCTTCAAATTCAATCCTCTCTTTTTAGAACTGGGCCGAACATTAGCGGGATGCGACACCCATCTTCAATagtatttatttcaaaaaaaaatacaagattTGTAAACAGCGTTGCATTTAAAGTAGATTGAATGTAAAATATAACAGATTTCTCCTTAATCATTTTAAGAAGTCCAAACTTAGGGGGTGCTGTTGGCATAAgaatgtttataaaataaaaaatttgagatTCCATTGTTATTAATAGAcgaattctttaaaaaaaattagcataGTACATTATTATTGGTTTGaggattttaaaattcatttaaatgtttttgtttttatacatcattcatttcaatcttttgttattcaaaacAAAAGTGTAGTTATAGttgattctatatttttaactaaCTCCATTGTTAGTGGGAAATGAATTCTctacattttatttataaacgCACAACTACtttcaaaatttcatatatatatatatatgagattttCAATACtatgtaataaaaaattaaaaaaaaaacagagtaactATTGTTAGCAAagatataattaatcatattttatattttattataatattatattttaaaggtGTTTTAACGATTAAATAAAATGACAATTTGCTGAATATTCATAAGGAGCACTAAAATGAAGAATATAGCAATTCTACAGCAAAAGCCCATCGATGTGACAAGTTCACCTAAAATTGCCCGTAATAACCTCCGAAGCGCGTGTGCGTGCAAATGACTCCAACGCACATGCTttactatactatataaaatgtaatataGTCTCAAAAGACaacccttaaaccctaaacccaaaccgtatactttaaacccaaaccctaaacctaacttCTTAACTCAAACCGTAACCATAACGGAgctacctaaaccctaaaccaaaactgtaaaccataaacccaaactctaaacaCAAATTCTTAACCCAAACCATAGACTCAAACGGAGCtacctaaaccttaaaccctaaaccccctaaacccaaattctaaaccctaacctaaaccctaaccttgaaggtctaaacccaaaccgtaaaccctaaacccaaaccctaaatcctaactcccctaaacccaaactctaaactTTAAACTCAAACTGTAAACccttaacccaaaccctaaacccaaattgtaAAACCAAACCATCGCCCATAACGGAgctacctaaaccctaaccttGAAGGTCTAAAATACACTATATTTCATTTAGAATAGTATGGCAATTGATGATAGTTACTATATTGATGATTGGGAAAAGGAGGAAAATGGATAGGTGAGGAACAGgaggggaggaggaggaggaaggaggAAGGAGGAAAGATAAAAGTATGGAGGAAAGGAAGGACGAATAGAGAGAAAGACAGAGAGAGATCGGGGAAGGGAGGGGAGGAGAGAAAGAGTAGGAGGGAGTGTAAGAGTGAAAGCAACATAAGAAGAAACTATACtattttgatgaatagattagTATACTATAATGTAATGTTTATTCAAATATTGTATGAAAGCTATATAAACTGTCAATACAAACATGTATGTGAATCTCCATTAACTTAGAGCATTCATTCAAcacaatagaaaaataataccATTTATAAAGCATGAAATTTCAAAACGCAAATACACATTACCACTCAATGTATAAATTAGGTGAAAGCTATATATTAGCGACAATAGTGAAGGATAAGACAACAAAGCTGATGGAGTAGTGAAGGAGAAGAATCATAAGGCGAAGGAGATACACTTTGCcgaagaggaggagaagaatTGTAACATACTATActgtaattataaaatagaatagagTACATTGCACAACATTACTGTTCATCTTCCCCAATTCAATCCATCGTCAGTTTTCACTATCTCCAATCCAACAAACCAGACACCTGACATGTATAATCACCCACAGATACAAGACGAGATCAGTTTGAAACTTAGACTATATACCCAAATGCtatgaaatcaaatcaaacttacCTTGATTTGTTGGGTTTGGAAACTCAATTGTGCCGCcgtaaaattgaaaaaaaccaCTGAAACCCTAACTCTCAATATCCTACTTATGCCGCACGACCGAAACCACGCACCCTCTTCAAATCTCCCTTCTTCGCTGTATGCAAGAGTTTGTAAAGTAGAAACAATTTTTCAACTTGCAAGATAATGACACTCATTGATGTCTACGCGCGCAGAAAAGGATATTTTTGGCACTTTACACAACAATATATAACATATCGTAGCCAAAGTGATGTTATGGGTATGAAGTTAATTTTTCCTATTCTTATGTATAAGGACTCCAATTCcccttaaataaaaacaaaataccatGAAAATTTCTAGGCAAAGATAATATAGTTAAATTTGTTAATATGTAGTGTTCATCTTATCatataaacataattatatatgtatcattcttgttttcttttaacagataaatatgttttttacaaAAAGACTAAAAAACATGTTATACTGgaagaaaatatttagaatcataaattatatatttactttaaaacaaggataaaaaataagataatacaattaaaaatctgcaaaaatctataaaaagtctaataaataaatatatatatatatatttacatgatccacataatttttaaaatctatcagCTTTTATAATTTATGAACACTACGTAAATCAATCAACCCCCCCCCCCAAGTTAATTGTTTGTCTTTTAGCATAATGCAGTTTTTgttatcattaaaaaaaaagaggatataTAAGGGTCTTTTGGAACTTATCAGTTATGCGGAAAGCAAATGTCAAGCATGGTTCAATGCAAATGAATCATTACCCTTATCATCACATGAGGCATTATATTGAGGAGCCATAAATTGTAAGCTTAGATAATATATGTATGGTAGATAGTTCATGGACCTCTACATCTTAGTTGAGTGGACGCGGATGGATTTGGATGGATAGTTTGGGCAAGACTCAATTCATGGGAACGCGGATCTTATGTCGGCGAAAGGCTGCTT of Brassica napus cultivar Da-Ae unplaced genomic scaffold, Da-Ae ScsIHWf_1140;HRSCAF=1619, whole genome shotgun sequence contains these proteins:
- the LOC125596120 gene encoding 3-isopropylmalate dehydratase large subunit-like, whose product is MGASEALTDTSSLYDVGNVEFSDTYTMLTVTNALASVQNRVFGDKAKANHDYKGVCHVAFAQEGHCRPGEVWLRTDSHACTAGAFGQFAKGLETLMQALC